Proteins encoded in a region of the uncultured Paludibaculum sp. genome:
- a CDS encoding sigma-70 family RNA polymerase sigma factor, with the protein MHRYPDEEIRPDRRDGVSAGGMGPATQSDSAEAAEFCGSRWTALVGRIQENDNSAMEELYRVFSRGVRYYLCRHLGPQELDDKVHDTFLIVVQAIQSGGLREPERLMGFVRTVVRRQVAAFIDDAVQCRKEFADLELGGRVPDGRQNPEQRVMQEEKTELMVRVLQGISRRDREILTRFYLYEQPQEQICQEMSLSETQFRLLKSRAKARFGELGRRRLSHGGLGEKVLRRASSGDH; encoded by the coding sequence ATGCACAGATACCCCGATGAAGAGATTCGTCCAGACCGGAGAGACGGCGTTTCGGCCGGTGGCATGGGGCCCGCTACGCAGTCGGATAGCGCGGAAGCCGCCGAGTTCTGTGGCAGTCGATGGACCGCGTTGGTAGGGCGGATCCAGGAGAACGACAACAGCGCCATGGAAGAGTTGTATCGGGTCTTCTCTCGGGGCGTGCGGTATTACCTGTGCCGGCACCTTGGTCCTCAGGAGCTCGATGACAAAGTACATGATACGTTCCTGATTGTCGTGCAGGCGATCCAGAGCGGAGGCCTGCGCGAACCGGAACGCCTGATGGGCTTCGTCCGCACCGTCGTGCGCCGGCAGGTGGCGGCGTTCATTGACGACGCAGTCCAGTGCCGCAAGGAGTTTGCCGATCTTGAGTTGGGTGGCCGCGTGCCCGACGGCCGTCAGAACCCGGAACAGCGGGTCATGCAGGAGGAGAAGACGGAACTGATGGTGCGAGTGCTGCAGGGCATCTCACGCCGCGATCGCGAGATCCTCACTCGGTTCTACCTCTATGAGCAGCCGCAGGAGCAGATCTGCCAGGAGATGAGCCTCTCCGAGACCCAGTTCCGCCTGCTCAAGTCGAGAGCCAAGGCCCGGTTTGGAGAGTTGGGCCGCCGGCGGCTGTCTCACGGAGGGCTTGGCGAAAAAGTATTGAGAAGAGCGTCGAGCGGCGACCACTAG
- a CDS encoding DUF5612 domain-containing protein, with amino-acid sequence MSLERIGAVISVVNAPGVLHELTGIIAEHEGNIISVEMLASPDPAESRIYFEIELETEPAGLLVDLGAVPAVRSVVSEKSLQKIYGKRIIIMGGGAQVGQVAIGAIMEADRHNIRGEHISVDTIPLVGEQALADAVRAVPRLPRARALVLAGSLMGGDIEKAVREVRAQGLLVVSLNMAGSVPDAADLVVTDPVQAGVMTVMAVAETAKFSVERLKRRVF; translated from the coding sequence ATGAGTCTGGAACGCATTGGCGCCGTCATCTCCGTCGTGAACGCACCGGGTGTGCTGCACGAACTCACCGGCATCATCGCCGAGCATGAGGGAAACATCATCTCGGTGGAGATGCTGGCGAGTCCGGACCCGGCCGAGTCGCGCATCTACTTCGAGATTGAGCTCGAAACCGAGCCGGCGGGGCTGCTGGTGGATCTGGGCGCGGTGCCGGCGGTGCGGTCCGTTGTGTCCGAGAAGAGCCTGCAGAAGATCTACGGCAAACGGATCATCATCATGGGCGGCGGAGCGCAGGTGGGCCAGGTGGCGATCGGGGCCATCATGGAAGCCGACCGCCACAACATCCGGGGCGAGCATATCTCCGTGGATACCATTCCACTGGTGGGCGAACAGGCGCTGGCCGACGCGGTACGCGCGGTCCCTCGCCTGCCTCGGGCTCGCGCGCTGGTACTGGCCGGTTCCCTGATGGGGGGAGACATCGAGAAGGCGGTCAGGGAAGTGCGGGCCCAGGGCCTGCTCGTGGTGAGTCTGAACATGGCCGGCAGTGTTCCGGACGCCGCCGATCTCGTGGTAACGGACCCCGTGCAGGCCGGCGTCATGACGGTGATGGCGGTGGCCGAAACGGCCAAGTTCAGCGTGGAGCGGCTGAAGCGCCGAGTCTTCTAG
- the gnd gene encoding decarboxylating NADP(+)-dependent phosphogluconate dehydrogenase, with translation MQSASCDIGLVGLAVMGQNLVLNMNDHGYKVAVFNRTVSKVDDFLANEAEGTMVEGAHSMQELASLLKRPRRVMLMVKAGDTVDHMIDAVLPYLEAGDIIIDGGNSHFPDTNRRTKSLEEKGILYIGTGVSGGEEGARRGPSIMPGGNPAAWPHVKEIFQAISAKVEDGTPCCDWVGENGAGHYVKMVHNGIEYGDMQLICEAYQLLKDGLGLTPDELHEVFDNWNKGELDSYLIDITSTIFAKKDDDGSPIVDKILDTAGQKGTGKWTCLSALDLGMPVTLIGEAVFSRCLSAIKDERVAASAILPGPGYSNKEDRAAFIEDVRRALYCSKVISYAQGYMLLREAAKEQGWNLNFGGIALMWRGGCIIRSRFLGKIKEAFDKNPNLNNLLLDEFFTSLLVNYQASWRRAIIQAIQYGVPTPAFNTALAFYDGYRTGRLPANLLQAQRDFFGAHTYERVDKPRGEFFHTNWTGRGGRVASGIYTV, from the coding sequence ATGCAATCCGCAAGTTGTGACATCGGCCTCGTCGGCCTGGCTGTCATGGGCCAGAACCTGGTCCTCAATATGAACGACCACGGCTACAAGGTGGCCGTCTTCAACCGCACGGTCTCGAAGGTAGACGATTTCCTCGCCAACGAAGCCGAAGGCACGATGGTGGAAGGCGCGCACTCCATGCAGGAGCTCGCCAGCCTGCTGAAGCGGCCTCGCCGCGTCATGCTCATGGTCAAGGCCGGCGACACGGTCGACCACATGATCGACGCCGTGCTGCCCTACCTTGAAGCCGGCGACATCATTATTGACGGTGGCAACTCCCACTTCCCCGACACCAATCGCCGCACCAAGAGCCTCGAAGAGAAAGGCATCCTCTACATCGGCACCGGCGTCTCCGGTGGCGAAGAGGGCGCGCGCCGCGGACCGTCCATCATGCCCGGCGGCAATCCGGCTGCCTGGCCGCATGTGAAAGAGATCTTCCAGGCCATCTCGGCTAAGGTGGAAGACGGCACTCCGTGCTGCGACTGGGTGGGCGAGAACGGCGCCGGCCACTACGTCAAGATGGTCCACAACGGCATCGAGTACGGCGACATGCAGCTCATCTGCGAAGCCTACCAACTGCTGAAGGACGGCCTGGGCCTGACGCCGGACGAGCTTCACGAAGTGTTCGACAATTGGAACAAGGGCGAACTGGACAGCTATCTCATCGACATCACGAGCACGATCTTCGCCAAGAAGGACGACGACGGTTCGCCCATCGTCGACAAGATCCTCGACACCGCCGGCCAGAAGGGTACCGGCAAGTGGACCTGCCTCAGCGCGCTCGACCTGGGCATGCCCGTCACCCTCATCGGCGAAGCCGTCTTCTCGCGCTGCCTGTCGGCCATTAAGGACGAACGCGTGGCCGCCTCGGCCATCCTGCCCGGCCCGGGCTACTCCAACAAGGAAGACCGCGCCGCCTTCATCGAAGACGTGCGCCGCGCCCTCTACTGCTCCAAGGTGATCAGCTATGCGCAGGGCTATATGCTGCTGCGGGAAGCGGCCAAGGAACAGGGCTGGAATCTCAACTTCGGCGGCATCGCCCTGATGTGGCGCGGCGGCTGCATCATCCGCAGCCGGTTCCTGGGCAAGATCAAGGAAGCCTTCGACAAGAACCCGAACCTGAACAACCTGCTGCTGGACGAGTTCTTCACCAGCCTGCTGGTGAACTACCAGGCCTCCTGGCGGCGGGCGATCATCCAGGCCATCCAGTACGGCGTGCCCACGCCCGCCTTCAACACCGCTCTGGCGTTTTATGATGGCTATCGCACGGGCCGTTTGCCGGCGAACCTGCTGCAGGCCCAACGCGATTTCTTCGGCGCGCATACCTATGAGCGTGTCGATAAGCCGCGCGGTGAGTTCTTCCATACGAATTGGACTGGTCGCGGCGGGCGAGTCGCTTCTGGTATCTACACCGTCTAG
- a CDS encoding sugar kinase, translating into MKYGLNILPEGALDFLSLGALVHRLDPGVIPFRKATECHIHVSGGEFNCAANLADCFGLNTGVASAMVDYPIGELIAERVKAMGVKPFYKRFKHNGVNGPNMAAVYSDRGQGVRAPVVFYNRCNEAGAQLKPGDFDWPAIFGQGVRWFHSGGIFAALSETTGELIIEGMKAAKAAGAITSFDLNYRAKLWNIWGGHDKALSVLARIVEHCDVLVGNEEDLQMGLGIPGPEVAAKSKLDPSTFFGMIDKVVAKYPKVKIVATTLREVHSTNRHSWGAVAWIDGKTYVTPTAELDVLDRVGGGDGYASGFFYGLLTGLEPDEAVRLGWAHGALLTTFPGDTTMATVDMVKAFAKGGSARIQR; encoded by the coding sequence ATGAAATACGGTCTGAATATTCTTCCGGAAGGCGCGCTGGACTTCCTGTCCCTGGGCGCCCTGGTCCACCGTCTGGATCCGGGTGTCATCCCGTTCCGTAAGGCCACCGAGTGCCACATCCACGTCAGCGGCGGCGAGTTCAACTGCGCCGCCAACCTGGCGGACTGCTTCGGTCTGAACACCGGCGTCGCCAGCGCCATGGTCGACTACCCGATCGGCGAGCTGATCGCCGAGCGCGTCAAGGCCATGGGCGTGAAGCCCTTCTACAAGCGCTTCAAGCACAACGGTGTGAACGGCCCCAACATGGCCGCCGTCTATAGCGATCGCGGCCAGGGCGTGCGCGCTCCTGTCGTGTTCTATAACCGCTGCAACGAAGCGGGCGCCCAGCTGAAACCCGGCGACTTCGATTGGCCGGCCATCTTCGGCCAGGGCGTGCGCTGGTTCCACAGCGGCGGCATCTTCGCCGCCTTGTCGGAGACCACCGGCGAGCTGATCATCGAAGGCATGAAGGCCGCGAAGGCCGCCGGCGCCATCACCTCGTTCGACCTCAACTATCGCGCCAAGCTCTGGAACATCTGGGGCGGCCACGACAAGGCGCTCTCCGTTCTGGCCCGCATCGTCGAGCATTGCGACGTGCTGGTGGGCAACGAAGAAGACCTGCAGATGGGTCTCGGCATCCCCGGACCCGAGGTCGCCGCCAAGTCCAAGCTCGATCCCAGCACCTTCTTCGGCATGATCGACAAGGTTGTCGCCAAGTATCCGAAGGTGAAAATTGTCGCCACCACGCTCCGCGAGGTTCATTCGACCAACCGGCATAGCTGGGGCGCCGTGGCCTGGATCGACGGCAAGACCTACGTCACCCCGACGGCTGAGCTCGACGTGCTCGACCGCGTGGGCGGCGGCGACGGCTATGCCTCCGGCTTCTTCTACGGCCTGCTCACCGGGCTCGAGCCCGACGAAGCGGTCCGGTTGGGCTGGGCGCATGGCGCACTGCTGACCACGTTCCCGGGCGACACGACCATGGCCACCGTGGACATGGTGAAGGCGTTTGCGAAGGGCGGATCGGCGCGAATTCAGCGCTAG
- a CDS encoding DUF4159 domain-containing protein, giving the protein MNPRTVRWLFFLGIFGVGLVCAFQKPFREYPGFENENDPLPPDFNEKTEWSFARLMYPPMGGFRFRRGGDWSQGDSFWTMDYPRADRHFARALRRLTRIHVRSVEQPVNLDDGDDPFNWPWMYGVEVGHWNLTDAQARKMREYLLRGGFFMCDDFHGTREWAIFSESMQRVFPDRPIVEIESRDPIFHVLYDLDERYQIPGEQFLESGRTYERDGYEPHWRGIYDDHGRLMVAICFNMDIGDSLEWADTPAYPEKYSALGIRIAANYVVYSMTH; this is encoded by the coding sequence ATGAATCCTCGAACGGTTCGCTGGCTCTTCTTTCTGGGCATCTTCGGCGTGGGATTGGTCTGCGCGTTCCAAAAGCCCTTCCGCGAGTATCCCGGATTCGAGAACGAAAACGACCCGTTGCCTCCAGACTTCAACGAAAAGACGGAATGGTCCTTCGCGCGCCTGATGTATCCGCCCATGGGCGGATTCCGTTTCCGGCGCGGCGGCGACTGGTCTCAGGGTGACTCCTTCTGGACCATGGACTATCCCCGAGCTGACCGCCACTTTGCCCGGGCGCTGCGCCGCTTGACCCGAATTCACGTCAGGTCCGTCGAACAGCCCGTCAATCTCGACGACGGAGATGACCCCTTCAATTGGCCTTGGATGTATGGGGTCGAGGTCGGACATTGGAATCTCACCGACGCGCAAGCCAGAAAAATGCGGGAATACCTGCTTCGCGGCGGCTTCTTTATGTGCGACGATTTCCACGGGACTCGCGAATGGGCCATTTTCTCCGAGAGCATGCAGCGCGTATTTCCCGACCGGCCAATTGTCGAGATCGAATCGCGTGATCCAATCTTTCACGTCTTGTATGATTTGGACGAGCGATATCAGATTCCCGGCGAGCAGTTTCTGGAAAGCGGCAGGACCTACGAGCGCGATGGATACGAACCCCACTGGCGCGGCATTTACGACGATCATGGCCGGCTAATGGTGGCAATCTGTTTCAATATGGATATCGGGGACTCGTTGGAGTGGGCCGACACTCCAGCCTATCCCGAGAAGTACTCCGCGCTGGGCATCCGAATCGCCGCGAATTACGTCGTCTACTCCATGACCCACTGA
- a CDS encoding HAD hydrolase family protein produces the protein MPPVVTPEVRERAAKIKLVLMDVDGVLTDGKYFHVPNPAGGLFEVKLFDSQDGIALQWLYRTGIKTGLISGRDAQATAERARSSHMTYCYMGNTEKLPIFNEILADSKLSPDEIAYLGDDLTDAILMKRVGLAVAVGNATPEVKGCAHYVTKAVGGSGALREATEVILDAQGQWEGILRHYELIP, from the coding sequence ATGCCCCCTGTTGTCACTCCCGAGGTGCGCGAGCGCGCCGCCAAGATCAAGCTGGTCCTCATGGATGTCGATGGCGTCCTCACCGACGGTAAGTACTTCCATGTCCCCAATCCCGCCGGCGGCCTCTTCGAGGTGAAGCTCTTCGACTCCCAGGACGGCATCGCCCTGCAGTGGCTCTACCGCACCGGCATCAAGACCGGCCTCATTAGCGGCCGCGATGCGCAGGCCACGGCCGAGCGCGCCCGCAGCAGCCACATGACCTACTGCTATATGGGCAACACCGAGAAACTGCCAATCTTCAACGAGATCCTGGCCGACTCGAAGCTCAGTCCGGACGAGATCGCCTACCTCGGCGACGACCTCACTGACGCCATCCTTATGAAGCGCGTCGGCCTGGCCGTGGCCGTTGGCAACGCCACGCCCGAGGTGAAAGGGTGCGCGCACTACGTGACCAAAGCCGTCGGCGGCTCCGGCGCATTGCGCGAGGCCACGGAAGTGATTCTCGATGCGCAGGGGCAGTGGGAAGGCATTTTGCGGCATTATGAATTGATCCCATGA
- a CDS encoding zf-HC2 domain-containing protein, which translates to MTSMGWEDDGAQEGLMLRRSVGKCLTEAEIEDFLSNRLSGVTREVIEEHLLVCSKCLDAVEQEEEFANAFRAAAVRLESEDLEKSYVSEAPPPPDPGTPAKPAGGLVRRLLETVRKSWKTLGLLLAWVFLVVRSR; encoded by the coding sequence ATGACTTCAATGGGCTGGGAGGACGATGGCGCGCAGGAGGGCCTGATGCTGCGTCGTTCTGTTGGCAAATGCCTGACGGAAGCCGAGATCGAGGACTTTCTGTCGAACCGGCTCTCCGGTGTGACTCGCGAAGTGATCGAAGAACACCTGCTGGTGTGTTCCAAGTGTCTGGACGCTGTTGAACAGGAAGAGGAATTCGCCAACGCATTCCGTGCGGCCGCGGTCCGTCTGGAATCGGAGGACCTGGAGAAGAGTTATGTGTCCGAAGCCCCGCCTCCGCCCGATCCGGGTACCCCGGCCAAGCCAGCAGGCGGGTTGGTGCGCAGACTGTTGGAAACCGTTCGAAAGAGTTGGAAGACCCTTGGACTGCTGTTGGCTTGGGTGTTCCTCGTAGTTCGCTCGCGCTAG